One region of Arthrobacter sp. StoSoilB22 genomic DNA includes:
- a CDS encoding GntR family transcriptional regulator, translating into MTPTGDFPGNWRPNTGSAVALFEQLRLRIIELIDAGVLAVGAKLPPVRNLAGALDVAPHTVARAYKELEAAGVVATRGRNGTVVCARDDRWGALAGVAAEYAAASKAQGASFAEAVQLLAAAYDAD; encoded by the coding sequence GTGACTCCCACCGGAGATTTTCCAGGCAACTGGCGACCCAATACCGGCAGTGCTGTTGCGCTCTTTGAACAGTTGAGACTCCGGATCATCGAACTCATTGATGCAGGAGTCCTGGCTGTCGGCGCCAAGCTTCCTCCTGTTCGCAATCTGGCGGGGGCCTTGGACGTCGCACCCCACACCGTGGCCCGTGCATACAAAGAATTGGAAGCAGCAGGCGTCGTGGCTACCCGCGGGCGCAACGGCACCGTGGTTTGCGCGCGGGATGACCGTTGGGGCGCGCTGGCAGGTGTCGCCGCTGAATACGCCGCCGCCTCGAAGGCCCAGGGAGCTTCATTCGCCGAGGCAGTGCAGCTTCTTGCTGCCGCATACGACGCCGACTGA
- the uvrA gene encoding excinuclease ABC subunit UvrA: MPKALAEDTAMDALNGVPALSDTKPAKPDLSRLVVKGAREHNLRNVDLDLPRDAMIVFTGLSGSGKSSLAFDTIFAEGQRRYVESLSAYARQFLGQVDKPDVDFIEGLSPAVSIDQKSTSKNPRSTVGTITEIYDYMRLLWARVGRPHCPVCGEPIARQTPQQIVDQLLELDPGTRFQVLAPVVRGRKGEFVDLFKELTAKGYSRARVDGELVQLSDPPKLGKQFKHTIEVVVDRLVVKEEISQRLTDSVETALGLAEGRVLVEFVDLEAEDPNRIRAFSENLACPNEHPLAIDEIEPRSFSFNNPFGACSACSGIGTRLEVDEELIVPNPELSLGEGAIAPWALGTATTEYWNRLLEGLAHELGFSMKTSWEKLPKDIRNTVLHGKDHKVVVQYKNRFGRERKYSTGFEGAIQYVHRKHGETDSDWARDRYEEYMRQIPCPECNGARLNPASLSVLINGKSIAEVAALPMRECAEFLGSLTLTNREAQIANQVLKEIQARLTFLLDVGLEYLNLERPSGTLSGGEAQRIRLATQIGSGLVGVLYVLDEPSIGLHQRDNRRLIETLTRLRDLGNTLIVVEHDEDTIHEADWVVDIGPGAGEHGGQVVHSGTYKELLKNTESLTGDYLSGRRKIDVPTKRRKYDKKRELKVVGARENNLSNVDATFPLGLFTAVTGVSGSGKSTLVNEILYKVLANKLNGAKQVAGRHRTVAGLEHLDKVVHVDQSPIGRTPRSNPATYTGVFDNIRKLFAETTEAKVRGYQPGRFSFNVKGGRCEACSGDGTLKIEMNFLPDVYVPCEVCHGARYNRETLEVHYKGKTIADVLNMPIEEGAEFFAAFTPIARHLKTLVDVGLGYVRLGQPATTLSGGEAQRVKLAAELQKRSNGRSIYVLDEPTTGLHFEDIRKLLLVLQGLVDKGNTVITIEHNLDVIKSADWIVDLGPNGGSGGGKIVATGTPEQVAKSADSHTATFLAEIL; encoded by the coding sequence GTGCCCAAAGCCTTAGCTGAAGATACCGCCATGGACGCCTTGAACGGCGTCCCCGCTCTTTCCGATACCAAACCCGCCAAGCCGGACCTTTCCCGCTTGGTGGTTAAGGGTGCCCGGGAACACAATTTGCGCAACGTGGACCTCGACCTACCGCGCGACGCCATGATCGTGTTCACAGGACTCTCCGGTTCCGGCAAGTCCTCCCTGGCTTTCGATACCATCTTCGCCGAAGGCCAGCGTCGCTACGTGGAGTCATTGTCCGCATATGCACGTCAGTTCCTTGGCCAGGTAGACAAACCTGATGTCGACTTCATCGAGGGTCTGTCTCCGGCGGTATCCATCGACCAGAAGTCCACCAGCAAGAATCCACGGTCCACGGTGGGCACCATCACCGAGATTTACGACTACATGCGTTTGCTGTGGGCGCGCGTCGGTCGTCCGCACTGCCCTGTCTGTGGCGAGCCTATCGCCCGGCAGACACCTCAACAGATTGTGGATCAGCTCCTGGAACTGGATCCGGGTACCCGATTCCAGGTCCTTGCCCCCGTTGTGCGAGGACGCAAGGGTGAGTTCGTCGATCTTTTCAAGGAATTGACGGCGAAGGGCTATTCCCGCGCCCGCGTAGACGGCGAGCTGGTTCAGCTGAGCGATCCGCCCAAACTCGGCAAGCAGTTCAAGCACACCATTGAAGTTGTAGTGGACCGCCTGGTGGTCAAGGAAGAGATCAGCCAACGCCTCACTGATTCCGTCGAGACCGCCCTCGGCCTCGCTGAAGGCCGTGTGCTGGTGGAGTTCGTGGACCTCGAGGCCGAGGACCCCAACCGTATCCGCGCCTTCTCAGAGAACCTGGCGTGTCCCAACGAACACCCCCTGGCCATCGATGAGATCGAACCCCGTTCGTTCTCCTTCAACAACCCCTTTGGCGCCTGCTCTGCCTGCAGCGGCATCGGCACCAGGCTGGAAGTGGATGAAGAACTGATTGTTCCCAATCCCGAGTTGTCCCTTGGCGAGGGTGCCATTGCCCCTTGGGCCCTTGGCACAGCCACCACGGAGTACTGGAACCGTCTCCTTGAGGGGCTGGCGCACGAGCTGGGCTTCTCCATGAAGACCTCCTGGGAGAAACTGCCCAAGGACATCCGGAATACGGTCCTGCACGGCAAGGACCACAAGGTGGTTGTCCAGTACAAGAACCGCTTTGGCCGCGAGCGTAAGTACAGCACCGGCTTCGAGGGTGCCATACAGTACGTTCACCGCAAGCACGGAGAAACAGACTCCGACTGGGCCCGCGACCGGTACGAAGAGTACATGCGTCAGATTCCGTGCCCCGAGTGCAACGGTGCCCGCCTCAACCCTGCCTCGCTGTCCGTGCTCATCAACGGTAAGTCGATCGCCGAGGTTGCAGCCCTGCCCATGCGTGAGTGCGCGGAGTTCCTGGGCAGCCTTACCCTGACCAACAGGGAAGCCCAGATTGCCAACCAGGTCCTGAAGGAGATCCAGGCCCGCCTGACCTTCCTCCTGGACGTTGGACTGGAGTACCTGAACCTTGAACGCCCTTCGGGAACCCTGTCGGGCGGTGAGGCTCAGCGCATCCGTCTTGCCACCCAAATTGGCTCTGGCCTGGTGGGTGTCCTCTATGTTTTGGATGAGCCATCCATTGGTTTGCACCAGCGGGACAACCGGCGGCTCATCGAGACGCTCACGCGCCTCCGGGACCTCGGTAACACCCTGATCGTCGTGGAGCACGACGAAGACACCATCCACGAAGCCGACTGGGTGGTGGACATCGGACCGGGTGCCGGCGAGCACGGCGGCCAGGTAGTGCACTCCGGTACCTACAAGGAGCTGCTGAAAAACACGGAGTCACTGACCGGTGACTACCTGTCCGGTCGTCGCAAGATCGATGTCCCCACCAAACGCCGTAAGTACGACAAAAAGCGTGAACTCAAGGTTGTAGGTGCCCGGGAGAACAACCTCAGCAATGTTGACGCCACGTTCCCCCTGGGACTTTTCACGGCGGTCACTGGTGTCAGTGGATCCGGCAAGTCCACGTTGGTGAACGAAATCCTCTACAAGGTCCTCGCCAACAAGCTCAACGGAGCCAAGCAGGTTGCAGGCCGCCACCGCACAGTTGCTGGACTCGAGCACCTGGACAAGGTGGTCCACGTTGATCAAAGCCCCATCGGCCGTACACCCCGGTCCAACCCAGCTACGTACACCGGTGTCTTTGACAACATCCGGAAACTCTTTGCTGAGACCACCGAAGCCAAGGTGCGGGGCTACCAGCCGGGGCGCTTCTCCTTCAATGTCAAGGGCGGGCGCTGCGAGGCTTGTTCGGGCGACGGCACACTGAAGATCGAAATGAACTTCCTGCCGGATGTCTATGTTCCTTGCGAAGTGTGCCACGGCGCCAGGTACAACCGGGAAACCCTTGAGGTTCACTACAAAGGCAAGACCATTGCGGACGTCCTCAACATGCCCATTGAAGAAGGTGCCGAGTTCTTCGCTGCCTTCACCCCCATCGCACGGCATTTGAAGACCTTGGTGGATGTGGGCTTGGGCTACGTCAGGCTTGGCCAACCTGCAACCACACTCTCAGGCGGCGAGGCGCAGCGCGTGAAGCTGGCAGCCGAGCTTCAGAAGCGGTCGAACGGACGCAGCATCTACGTCCTCGATGAGCCCACCACGGGCCTGCACTTTGAGGACATACGTAAGCTGCTCCTGGTTCTTCAGGGCTTGGTGGATAAGGGCAACACCGTGATCACCATCGAACACAACCTGGATGTCATCAAATCCGCGGACTGGATTGTGGACCTTGGTCCCAATGGTGGTTCGGGCGGCGGGAAGATCGTGGCCACAGGAACGCCGGAACAGGTGGCCAAATCCGCGGACAGCCACACGGCGACCTTCCTGGCCGAGATTCTCTGA
- a CDS encoding HAD hydrolase-like protein: MTQTMVPVIFDLDGTLVDPAGGITGGISAALREMELPVPEQAVLNSMVGPKLSDSLLHLANVPGELVDETIERYRRHYRETGIGQSKLYPGIFDLLEYFAETGRAVAVATQKPQSIARLVLEHHRIADFFVSIRGAADDESLKANTAPGKVEIVGAALKDLHSQPAVMVGDRHQDVAGALANGLDCIGVSWGFAPDGELEEAGAVAVVSTAVELRSTIEELDAVRAAALSEVQNDGSL; encoded by the coding sequence GTGACTCAAACAATGGTGCCCGTAATATTCGATCTGGACGGCACCCTTGTCGATCCTGCCGGAGGTATCACGGGAGGCATTTCTGCAGCCCTCCGGGAAATGGAGCTCCCTGTTCCGGAGCAAGCCGTCTTAAATTCAATGGTGGGGCCTAAACTCAGCGACTCCCTTCTGCATTTGGCCAACGTCCCCGGCGAATTGGTGGATGAAACCATTGAGCGATACCGGCGTCACTATAGGGAAACCGGTATTGGCCAGAGCAAGCTGTACCCGGGCATCTTCGATCTCCTTGAGTATTTCGCGGAGACCGGCCGGGCCGTTGCGGTAGCCACCCAGAAGCCACAGTCAATTGCGCGGCTGGTGCTTGAGCACCACAGAATCGCAGACTTTTTCGTCTCCATTCGGGGTGCTGCGGACGACGAATCCCTCAAGGCCAACACGGCGCCCGGCAAAGTCGAGATCGTGGGCGCGGCCTTGAAGGATCTTCACTCCCAGCCGGCCGTCATGGTGGGGGACAGGCATCAGGACGTCGCGGGTGCTTTGGCCAATGGACTGGACTGCATCGGGGTCAGTTGGGGTTTCGCCCCGGACGGTGAACTTGAGGAAGCCGGAGCAGTCGCAGTAGTAAGCACCGCCGTGGAGCTTCGCAGCACAATTGAAGAACTTGACGCTGTCCGCGCGGCAGCCCTGAGCGAGGTACAAAACGATGGCAGTCTTTGA
- a CDS encoding lysophospholipid acyltransferase family protein, translated as MAVFDAIRWTTRGLISSTCRPTVIGLENVPKDGPFIVAPNHLSFLDSVIVQALMPRPVAFFAKAEYFTTKGVKGAVMKSFFEAVGSIPVERGEQAASVQALKTLLDILESGKGIGIYPEGTRSRDGILYRGRTGVGWLALTTGAPVIPVGLIGTEKLQPADKNAVRPQHFTMKVGEPLYFDKTGPDHSLPARREVTDKIMDAIAVLSGQERSTSYNQSKSVD; from the coding sequence ATGGCAGTCTTTGATGCGATCCGCTGGACAACCCGTGGCCTGATCTCCTCCACGTGCCGTCCAACGGTCATTGGACTGGAGAACGTTCCCAAGGATGGGCCATTCATCGTGGCACCCAATCATCTGTCCTTCCTGGACAGCGTCATCGTCCAGGCGCTCATGCCCCGGCCTGTTGCTTTTTTTGCCAAGGCGGAATACTTCACCACCAAAGGCGTCAAGGGCGCGGTGATGAAGTCGTTCTTTGAAGCAGTGGGTTCCATTCCCGTTGAGCGCGGCGAGCAGGCGGCCAGCGTGCAGGCGCTCAAGACGCTGCTGGACATCCTGGAATCCGGTAAGGGCATCGGCATCTATCCTGAAGGCACCCGGTCCCGGGACGGCATCCTATACCGGGGCAGGACGGGTGTGGGCTGGCTGGCCCTCACTACTGGCGCTCCGGTGATCCCGGTGGGGTTGATCGGCACCGAGAAACTGCAGCCTGCGGACAAGAACGCAGTCCGTCCCCAGCACTTCACCATGAAAGTGGGCGAGCCCCTTTACTTCGACAAGACAGGCCCGGACCATTCGTTGCCGGCCAGGCGCGAAGTCACTGACAAGATCATGGATGCCATTGCGGTGCTCAGCGGGCAGGAACGGTCCACAAGCTACAACCAGAGCAAGTCTGTTGACTAA
- the uvrC gene encoding excinuclease ABC subunit UvrC — protein MADPASYRPQTGEIPTTPGVYRFRDPHGRVIYVGKAKNLRSRLNSYFANPAGLLPKTHAMVHAASSVEWTMVGSELESLQLEYTWIKEFKPRFNVVFRDDKTYPYLAVTMGEKYPRVQVMRGERRKGTRYFGPYTAGAIRETMDTLLRVFPVRSCSAGVFKRAESSGRPCLLGYIDKCSAPCVGRVTPEEHRGLAEDFCSFMGGEAKRFIGRLEKDMAAAVAELDYERAAGLRDDIIALRKVFERNAVVLAEDTDADVFALHEDELEASVQVFHVRGGRVRGQRGWVVEKVEDATSPELIEHLLQQVYGEDSEVQGRIPREVLVPENPSNHAELTEWLGGLRGARVDIRVPQRGDKAALMSTVRENAEQALKLHKTRRAGDITVRSVALQELQEALEIPVPLLRIECFDISHVQGTNVVASMVVVEDGLPKKSDYRKFSITGAAATDDTAAMHDVLTRRFRHYLTDKAAQVPIVSGEIVNPTRTGAKSSAKLPTSDPEVQAPKAKFAYPPNLVVVDGGQPQVNAAARALAELGIDDVYVVGLAKRLEEVWLPDSDFPVILPRTSQGLYLLQRIRDEAHRFAITFHRQKRGKAMTVSALDGVPGLGEAKRKALVAHFGSLKKIKAASVEELTSAKGIGPALAAAVVQHLGATEDSGETAPAVNMTTGEILES, from the coding sequence GTGGCAGATCCAGCAAGTTACCGGCCCCAAACGGGTGAAATTCCCACCACCCCCGGCGTCTATCGTTTCCGTGACCCCCATGGTCGGGTCATTTATGTGGGCAAGGCAAAGAACCTCCGTTCCAGGCTGAACTCGTATTTCGCCAACCCTGCAGGTCTTCTTCCCAAGACCCATGCAATGGTCCACGCGGCCAGTAGCGTGGAATGGACCATGGTAGGCAGCGAGCTGGAATCGTTGCAGTTGGAATACACGTGGATCAAGGAGTTCAAGCCACGGTTCAATGTGGTCTTCCGGGATGACAAAACTTATCCCTACCTAGCGGTCACCATGGGGGAGAAATATCCCAGGGTCCAGGTCATGCGTGGCGAGAGAAGGAAAGGGACCCGGTATTTCGGTCCCTACACTGCCGGTGCCATCAGGGAGACCATGGACACTCTTCTGCGGGTCTTCCCCGTGCGGAGTTGCAGCGCCGGTGTCTTCAAGCGGGCTGAGTCCAGCGGCCGGCCCTGCCTTCTGGGGTATATCGACAAATGCTCGGCACCCTGTGTCGGACGGGTTACCCCTGAGGAGCACCGTGGACTGGCTGAGGACTTCTGTTCCTTCATGGGCGGCGAAGCCAAGCGTTTTATAGGCCGGCTGGAAAAGGACATGGCTGCCGCCGTTGCTGAACTGGACTACGAGCGCGCGGCGGGCCTGCGGGACGACATCATCGCCCTCCGTAAGGTCTTTGAACGGAACGCAGTGGTCCTTGCCGAGGACACTGACGCAGACGTCTTCGCCCTCCATGAGGATGAACTTGAAGCGTCCGTTCAGGTGTTCCACGTGCGCGGCGGCCGGGTCCGGGGCCAGCGCGGTTGGGTGGTGGAAAAGGTGGAAGATGCCACCTCCCCGGAACTGATCGAACATCTGCTGCAGCAGGTTTATGGAGAAGACAGTGAAGTTCAGGGCCGCATCCCACGGGAAGTCCTGGTTCCCGAGAACCCCAGCAACCATGCGGAACTGACTGAATGGCTGGGGGGATTACGCGGGGCAAGGGTGGACATCCGGGTCCCGCAGCGCGGTGACAAGGCTGCCTTGATGTCCACGGTGCGCGAGAATGCGGAGCAAGCACTGAAGCTGCACAAGACGCGGCGCGCTGGAGACATTACCGTTAGGTCCGTTGCACTTCAGGAACTGCAGGAGGCGTTGGAGATTCCGGTTCCCCTGCTGAGGATTGAATGCTTCGATATTTCCCACGTCCAGGGCACCAACGTGGTCGCGTCCATGGTGGTAGTGGAAGACGGGCTGCCCAAAAAATCGGATTACCGGAAGTTTTCCATCACGGGTGCTGCGGCCACGGACGATACCGCAGCCATGCACGACGTCCTCACGCGCCGGTTCAGGCACTACCTGACGGACAAAGCTGCCCAGGTCCCCATTGTTTCCGGGGAGATCGTCAACCCCACGCGAACCGGCGCCAAAAGCAGTGCCAAGCTTCCGACGTCGGACCCTGAAGTTCAGGCCCCGAAGGCCAAATTCGCGTATCCGCCCAATCTTGTGGTGGTGGACGGCGGGCAACCGCAGGTCAACGCCGCGGCCCGCGCCCTAGCGGAGTTGGGCATTGATGACGTTTACGTGGTGGGGCTGGCAAAGCGACTTGAGGAAGTCTGGCTCCCGGACAGCGACTTCCCCGTCATCCTTCCCCGAACATCTCAAGGCCTGTACCTGCTGCAGCGCATTCGCGACGAAGCCCACCGATTCGCCATCACGTTCCACCGGCAGAAGCGCGGCAAGGCGATGACGGTCTCGGCCCTGGATGGCGTTCCTGGGCTGGGTGAGGCAAAGCGAAAGGCACTGGTGGCGCATTTTGGCTCACTCAAGAAGATCAAAGCCGCGTCAGTGGAGGAGCTGACATCGGCCAAGGGCATCGGACCGGCGCTTGCAGCCGCGGTGGTCCAGCACCTTGGTGCTACTGAGGATTCAGGTGAAACGGCACCGGCGGTGAACATGACCACCGGCGAAATCCTTGAATCTTAG